From the Candidatus Bathyarchaeota archaeon genome, one window contains:
- a CDS encoding 30S ribosomal protein S5 → MSRQRSRDRPRTNLEEWVPKTRLGKMIQEGKITSLDDVFLNGLKISEPQIVDALLPELQEEVININLVQKQTDAGEKSRFKAIVCVGNRDGYVGLGSGKAGQVRNAIEKAAADARLNIVPIKRGCGSWECGCGRGHSVPFQVEGKCGSVRVVIVPGPRGLGLVTGEVGKVILGLAGVKDLWTRTYGSTRTVPSFAYATFDALKKTYGLITPKDWVS, encoded by the coding sequence ATGTCAAGACAAAGATCAAGAGACCGCCCAAGGACAAACTTGGAAGAGTGGGTTCCTAAAACACGTTTGGGCAAAATGATTCAGGAAGGCAAAATCACTTCGTTGGATGATGTTTTCCTAAACGGGTTAAAGATTTCTGAACCCCAAATAGTGGATGCTTTGCTTCCTGAACTGCAAGAAGAAGTCATAAACATTAACTTGGTTCAGAAACAAACTGACGCAGGCGAAAAAAGCCGTTTCAAAGCCATTGTCTGTGTGGGTAACAGGGATGGTTATGTTGGTTTGGGTTCTGGAAAAGCTGGTCAAGTTCGTAACGCTATTGAAAAAGCCGCTGCTGACGCACGCTTAAACATTGTTCCCATTAAACGTGGCTGCGGTAGTTGGGAGTGCGGTTGTGGTCGTGGTCACTCTGTTCCTTTCCAGGTGGAAGGCAAATGTGGCAGCGTCCGCGTTGTTATAGTTCCTGGTCCAAGAGGCTTAGGCTTGGTCACTGGCGAAGTCGGCAAAGTCATCCTGGGCTTAGCCGGAGTCAAAGACCTGTGGACACGCACCTACGGCTCGACACGAACAGTTCCCTCCTTTGCTTACGCTACCTTCGATGCACTAAAGAAGACCTACGGTTTGATTACTCCAAAGGATTGGGTGAGCTAA